One Cytophagales bacterium DNA window includes the following coding sequences:
- a CDS encoding lysylphosphatidylglycerol synthase transmembrane domain-containing protein produces the protein MLKKLLNLFKILLPIALAVALIYFAFKNVDFNEFWNNLSKVNFNWVIVSLVISVIPYVARAYRWNILISALGYQPKLYPTTLAIIIGYFANLAVPRLGEVVRCGFLQRTNKIPFTVSVGTVITERIVDMLTLLLLLIIALILEYDVLSSFLSPYLNNADFAGIYWALGALIVAGCIGIIVLWLLLRQGKFPKLSKLIQELVQGIFAIAKIRNLPGFLFATVVLWTVYFFMSYLIIFSLESTSHLDLEAGLLLLVTGGIAIALPVQSGFGTYHAMISALLLIYGIPEVTGLFLATLLHTSQIIAIALIGALALFLGLLLRSKSETDEVENSDTTRSEDPHR, from the coding sequence CTCTAATTTACTTCGCTTTCAAGAATGTAGATTTTAATGAATTCTGGAACAATCTCAGCAAAGTCAACTTTAATTGGGTCATTGTCAGTCTGGTGATTTCCGTAATTCCCTACGTTGCACGGGCTTATCGCTGGAATATCCTGATCAGCGCACTGGGTTACCAACCGAAACTCTATCCCACAACACTGGCTATTATCATCGGCTACTTTGCCAACCTGGCCGTACCACGCCTGGGAGAGGTGGTGCGATGTGGCTTTTTACAACGTACCAATAAAATACCTTTTACGGTATCGGTCGGGACAGTAATCACCGAGCGGATAGTTGATATGCTCACGTTGTTGCTGCTATTGATCATTGCTCTGATCCTGGAATACGACGTGCTTTCAAGCTTTCTTAGTCCCTATCTAAACAATGCGGATTTCGCTGGTATTTACTGGGCCTTAGGTGCCTTGATTGTGGCTGGTTGTATTGGCATCATTGTTTTGTGGCTGCTCCTACGACAGGGCAAATTCCCTAAACTCAGCAAGCTAATACAAGAACTTGTTCAGGGCATTTTTGCCATTGCAAAAATCCGGAATCTGCCAGGCTTTCTATTCGCCACGGTCGTTTTGTGGACGGTGTATTTCTTCATGTCCTATTTGATCATTTTCTCACTGGAATCCACATCACACCTCGATCTGGAAGCAGGACTATTGCTACTCGTGACTGGAGGGATCGCCATTGCCCTACCCGTTCAAAGTGGGTTTGGTACCTACCATGCCATGATCTCCGCTCTCTTACTGATTTATGGTATCCCTGAAGTGACCGGATTATTTTTGGCCACACTCTTACATACTTCGCAAATCATTGCCATCGCTCTTATAGGTGCATTAGCTTTGTTTTTAGGACTCCTACTACGATCCAAAAGTGAAACCGACGAAGTTGAAAATAGCGACACTACACGAAGCGAAGATCCTCACCGATAA
- the rfaE2 gene encoding D-glycero-beta-D-manno-heptose 1-phosphate adenylyltransferase gives MATLHEAKILTDKWKKEGLKVVFTNGCFDILHLGHIDYLEKSRLIGDKLIVGLNDDDSVRRLKGESRPVNDLLARSRMLAALDFVDAVVAFEDDTPQALISALLPDVLVKGNDYTIDNIVGADVVIQNGGSVETIALVDGYSTTSIINKLKHN, from the coding sequence ATAGCGACACTACACGAAGCGAAGATCCTCACCGATAAATGGAAAAAGGAGGGTTTGAAAGTCGTCTTCACTAATGGCTGCTTCGATATCCTGCATTTGGGTCATATTGATTATCTGGAAAAATCAAGATTGATTGGTGACAAATTGATCGTAGGCCTTAACGATGATGATTCTGTACGCAGGCTCAAAGGGGAAAGTCGACCGGTCAATGACCTTCTGGCCAGAAGTCGGATGTTAGCGGCGCTTGATTTTGTAGATGCTGTAGTAGCTTTTGAAGACGATACTCCGCAAGCATTGATCAGTGCTTTGCTCCCGGATGTGTTGGTCAAAGGAAATGACTACACAATCGACAACATTGTGGGCGCAGATGTCGTAATTCAAAATGGTGGTAGTGTGGAAACAATTGCGCTGGTCGATGGGTACTCTACTACCTCAATTATTAATAAATTGAAACACAATTAA
- a CDS encoding zinc metallopeptidase, with the protein MLWIIFIFFFILSLAVSNRLKSKFRKYSQIPIQSGLSGREIAELMLRDHQIYDVAVTSVEGQLTDHYNPANKTVNLSPDVYHGRSAASAAVAAHECGHAVQHASAYSFLQFRSAMVPVQNISGRILNFIMLASIFGGGILLGMGWSNVILIVIACQFVITLFTLVTLPVEFDASNRALAWISERNIVTPQEHDMSKDALKWAAMTYVVAALGAVSTLLYYVMMFAGGDD; encoded by the coding sequence ATGCTTTGGATCATATTTATTTTCTTTTTCATTCTTAGCCTTGCGGTTAGCAACAGGCTAAAATCGAAGTTTAGGAAATATTCACAAATTCCTATACAGTCGGGTCTCTCCGGAAGAGAGATCGCAGAGCTCATGCTCCGGGATCATCAGATCTACGATGTGGCGGTTACTTCGGTAGAGGGGCAATTGACTGACCATTACAATCCCGCTAACAAAACGGTCAACTTAAGTCCTGATGTTTATCACGGACGATCTGCAGCTTCGGCAGCAGTAGCGGCCCACGAATGCGGCCACGCCGTGCAGCATGCTAGCGCTTACAGTTTCTTACAGTTTCGATCAGCCATGGTGCCAGTACAGAATATCAGTGGTAGAATTCTGAATTTTATCATGCTGGCTTCCATTTTCGGAGGAGGTATCTTATTAGGCATGGGCTGGTCTAATGTGATCCTGATCGTGATCGCGTGCCAGTTTGTCATAACCTTATTTACCCTGGTTACCCTGCCCGTGGAATTTGATGCAAGTAATCGAGCATTAGCGTGGATCAGTGAACGCAACATCGTGACACCTCAGGAACATGACATGTCGAAAGATGCGCTGAAATGGGCAGCGATGACTTATGTGGTTGCAGCACTGGGTGCAGTATCTACCCTATTATATTATGTCATGATGTTCGCCGGTGGCGACGATTGA
- a CDS encoding acyl-CoA dehydrogenase, with protein MNYNLTEEQIAVRDAARDFAQKELLPGVIDRDNEQRFPAEQIKMMGELGFMGMMVSPEYGGGGMDTVSYALAMEEISKIDASASVAMSVNNSLVCWGLEKYGNQEQKEKYLPDLASAKKIGAFCLSEPEAGSDATSQRTTAEDKGDHYLVNGTKNWITNGNSAGTYLVIAQTNPEKKHKGINALIVERETEGFLVGKKEDKLGIRGSDTHSLMFQDMKVAKENRIGDDGFGFSFAMSTLNGGRIGIAAQALGIASGAFELSLKYAKERKAFGVEIAKHQAIQFKLADMATKIEGARLMVLKAAYLKDAGQDYSHASAMAKLYASQVAMEVTVEAVQVHGGYGFVKEFHVERLMRDAKITQIYEGTSEIQKIVISRGLLK; from the coding sequence ATGAATTATAACCTGACGGAAGAACAGATAGCTGTAAGAGATGCCGCAAGAGACTTTGCTCAAAAAGAATTACTCCCTGGCGTAATTGATAGGGATAACGAGCAGAGGTTCCCAGCAGAGCAAATCAAGATGATGGGCGAGTTGGGATTCATGGGCATGATGGTAAGCCCTGAGTACGGAGGAGGCGGTATGGATACCGTTTCTTATGCACTAGCCATGGAGGAGATTTCCAAGATTGATGCGTCTGCGTCTGTAGCCATGTCGGTGAACAACTCTTTGGTTTGTTGGGGACTTGAAAAATATGGTAATCAGGAGCAAAAGGAAAAATACTTACCGGATCTGGCCTCCGCGAAAAAAATCGGAGCATTCTGTCTTTCTGAGCCTGAAGCGGGATCGGATGCAACTTCCCAAAGAACTACGGCAGAAGATAAAGGAGATCATTACTTGGTGAATGGTACCAAAAACTGGATCACTAATGGTAACTCCGCAGGAACTTACCTTGTCATTGCGCAAACCAATCCTGAGAAAAAGCACAAAGGAATCAACGCCCTGATCGTAGAGCGCGAAACGGAAGGGTTTTTAGTCGGTAAAAAAGAAGACAAACTTGGGATCAGAGGTTCTGATACACATTCTTTGATGTTTCAGGACATGAAAGTGGCTAAAGAAAATCGCATTGGCGATGATGGGTTTGGTTTCAGCTTTGCCATGAGCACTTTGAACGGTGGCAGGATAGGGATTGCAGCGCAGGCCTTAGGGATCGCTTCAGGAGCATTTGAACTTTCTTTGAAATACGCCAAAGAAAGAAAAGCCTTCGGTGTAGAGATTGCGAAACATCAGGCCATTCAATTCAAATTGGCAGATATGGCTACCAAGATTGAAGGAGCAAGATTGATGGTTTTGAAAGCTGCATACCTCAAAGATGCCGGACAAGACTACTCGCACGCGAGTGCGATGGCCAAATTGTATGCTTCACAAGTAGCCATGGAAGTGACTGTAGAAGCGGTTCAAGTCCACGGCGGATACGGATTTGTGAAAGAATTCCATGTAGAAAGATTGATGCGTGATGCCAAAATCACACAGATCTATGAAGGCACTTCTGAGATCCAAAAAATCGTTATTTCAAGGGGATTATTGAAATAG
- a CDS encoding AraC family transcriptional regulator, protein MEDYNRIIESLSVRFVKARNINILKPVTIENNYDVENSLLLVNVGELKYGKDRETVNQGELLFVPGGKQVSITYGTGDATSLSKDDFLTNKDSYFQNAEEIPRDAQSYSYVSFDAKVFDSVNFFGSLDVPPFVIPANEKISQLILQINNEVVLNEPGRGRTIKVLTEYMVIELIRHIVNQGLFVEQFATNSTYFKDPRLIEIFDYIKKNLGEDLSNKRLANVANVSEDYVGQYFKMLTGINPQDYIEYQRMESAVHLLRTSKKSIREIGKEVGYKDTAYFCRRFKMMFGIPAGKMRRRESLMNL, encoded by the coding sequence GTGGAAGATTATAACCGAATCATCGAATCCCTATCTGTTCGCTTTGTAAAAGCTAGGAATATTAATATTCTAAAGCCAGTCACAATCGAAAATAACTACGACGTTGAAAACTCTTTGTTGTTGGTCAACGTGGGTGAGTTAAAGTACGGTAAAGACCGGGAAACAGTCAATCAAGGCGAATTATTGTTTGTTCCTGGTGGTAAGCAGGTGTCAATCACATACGGCACAGGTGACGCCACGAGCTTGTCAAAAGATGACTTTTTGACAAATAAGGACAGCTATTTTCAAAATGCCGAGGAAATCCCTCGGGATGCTCAAAGTTACAGCTATGTCTCCTTCGACGCGAAAGTCTTCGATTCTGTTAATTTCTTTGGCTCGCTGGATGTCCCTCCTTTCGTCATTCCTGCCAATGAGAAAATATCGCAATTGATCCTACAGATCAACAACGAAGTAGTCCTGAACGAGCCGGGCAGAGGTAGAACGATCAAGGTGTTGACAGAATACATGGTCATCGAATTGATTCGACACATCGTCAATCAAGGACTCTTTGTAGAACAGTTTGCAACGAACAGTACCTACTTTAAAGACCCTCGCCTCATCGAAATTTTTGATTACATCAAAAAGAACCTGGGTGAAGACCTGTCTAATAAGCGGTTGGCAAATGTCGCTAACGTTTCTGAGGACTATGTGGGACAGTATTTCAAAATGCTTACGGGCATCAACCCACAAGACTACATCGAATATCAACGCATGGAGAGTGCGGTACATCTATTGCGCACCTCGAAGAAGAGTATCCGTGAAATAGGAAAGGAAGTGGGTTATAAGGATACCGCGTACTTCTGTCGACGATTCAAAATGATGTTTGGTATACCTGCAGGAAAAATGAGGCGACGAGAATCGCTTATGAATCTTTGA
- a CDS encoding phage holin family protein, which yields MSLITNLIDKITELVKLKLDQVKIEVKGQVGVLLSRLVIIFAIGLLVTFALFFLGLAVAFVLNDVIGNNYGGFLVVGGIALLGSFILYRVASSEGFTKAIKSRLLDNDD from the coding sequence GTGTCGCTAATTACCAACTTAATTGACAAAATCACTGAGCTCGTAAAGCTCAAGTTGGATCAAGTAAAAATAGAAGTCAAGGGACAAGTTGGCGTATTACTTTCTCGACTAGTCATCATTTTCGCAATTGGTTTATTGGTCACCTTCGCCTTATTTTTTCTGGGCCTGGCGGTAGCATTTGTGCTCAATGATGTAATTGGAAATAATTATGGAGGGTTCCTGGTGGTTGGAGGAATTGCATTGTTGGGTTCATTCATTCTGTACCGGGTAGCTAGCTCTGAAGGGTTTACCAAGGCAATCAAGAGCAGGCTTTTAGATAATGACGACTAA
- a CDS encoding Na/Pi symporter: MEDTLNITNNRQTLPTATNVMIIIGSVLVFVFSIQLMGAAFGTLGGAMAESILQATSNPFIGLFIGLLVTAILQSSSTTTSLVVAAVASNSISLQSALPIVMGANIGTTITSTIVSLGYITKTTEFRKAISAGVSHDIFNVLIVLILFPLELKYQFLSSISSDLSAFLKDSTTQQGSNFGGILNVLNPATEFILDLFGSMIGLLLSVILLFGTVKVISKLLYNRLIGSAKKSLEKLMFDTKFKSFGWGLLVTSVIQSSSLTTSLIVPLVATGKVKLNKAFQFILGANLGTTITAIIAALFKSEAAISLALAHFLFNLIGVAIFLLIPALNRIPTFLSDRLGYLTLRSRIIGFTYIILTFFLLPFSLIYFSGDTNLEVKEPSAPEQQLTQEKIQP, encoded by the coding sequence ATGGAGGATACGCTTAACATAACGAACAATCGGCAGACTTTGCCCACGGCGACCAACGTGATGATCATCATCGGATCGGTCCTGGTGTTCGTTTTCTCCATACAACTAATGGGAGCGGCCTTCGGGACACTGGGTGGGGCTATGGCTGAATCTATTCTGCAGGCAACTTCCAATCCCTTTATTGGACTTTTTATCGGATTGTTGGTCACAGCCATTCTGCAAAGCAGTAGTACCACAACCTCGCTGGTCGTTGCGGCTGTAGCTTCTAATTCCATTTCCCTGCAAAGTGCACTACCTATTGTGATGGGCGCTAACATAGGCACAACCATCACTTCAACGATAGTAAGCCTGGGTTATATCACGAAAACAACGGAGTTTAGAAAAGCAATATCTGCCGGTGTTTCACACGACATCTTCAATGTACTGATCGTTTTGATCTTATTTCCACTAGAGCTTAAATACCAGTTTCTATCAAGTATCAGTTCAGACCTTAGTGCCTTTTTAAAGGACAGTACGACACAACAAGGGTCAAATTTTGGAGGTATTCTCAATGTCCTCAATCCAGCCACGGAGTTTATACTGGATCTATTTGGGTCCATGATTGGCTTGTTGCTTTCCGTGATTCTGTTGTTTGGTACGGTTAAGGTGATTTCGAAATTATTGTACAATCGCCTGATAGGATCCGCGAAAAAGAGCCTGGAAAAACTGATGTTTGACACAAAATTCAAATCCTTTGGATGGGGACTGCTGGTAACCTCTGTGATCCAATCCAGCTCACTGACCACCTCCCTGATTGTGCCTCTTGTTGCTACGGGTAAGGTCAAGCTGAATAAGGCTTTTCAATTCATCTTAGGAGCAAACCTTGGGACAACCATCACCGCGATCATCGCTGCCTTGTTTAAAAGTGAAGCCGCCATTAGTCTTGCGCTTGCACACTTCTTGTTCAACCTGATTGGTGTGGCGATTTTCCTGTTAATTCCCGCACTCAATAGGATACCCACCTTCCTCAGTGATCGTTTAGGCTATTTAACCTTACGAAGCAGGATCATTGGATTCACTTACATCATCCTGACGTTTTTCCTGTTACCATTTTCATTGATCTACTTCAGTGGTGATACGAATCTTGAAGTAAAAGAACCGTCTGCACCAGAGCAACAGCTAACCCAAGAGAAGATCCAGCCTTAA
- a CDS encoding Na/Pi cotransporter family protein, which translates to MEFGLLQLLSLLGSLAFFIYGMKVMSEAIQKVAGSKMRQIMSSMTSNRAKGVLSGFLVTSLVQSSSATTVLIVSFVNAGLLSLVEAIGMIMGANIGTTMTAWLLSSVGFKVSVTKFAIPIIAFAFPMIFMSKDKIKSWGEVLIGFALLLMGLQFLKDSVPDLQSNPEILSFVSNYTDLGILSTLIFVVIGTIITVIVQSSSAAMALTLVMANQGWIPFEIAVALVLGENIGTTITANIAALVGNVHAKRAAFAHFIFNIFGVIWIIILLKPFLYMVDGFMVYMGNTSAYTDSKSIKFALSAFHTSFNILNTFLLVWFAQRIASIVTKIVKPKGDDDEEFKLAYIGTGLMNTAELSLEEAKKETAHFGKVVQKMSNSFKKLLDEDKPKKQKKLLKKVRNFEEITDRMEEEICTYLSRVTDGSLSANASARVVSLLSIVNDLERVGDVFFQMSKDIENKLDKEFHFTQEQKDNLFKMLALVDEAIDIMNGNLDGDYNHVSIASALEAEKAIDALRDELRDEFKVQVNKKGFNHKLGSSYKDVYQSLEKVGDHLINVSEAITGESERELKKSGAAEE; encoded by the coding sequence ATGGAATTCGGTCTTTTGCAACTGCTTAGCCTACTGGGATCGCTGGCATTCTTCATTTATGGAATGAAAGTGATGAGCGAGGCGATCCAAAAAGTTGCCGGATCTAAAATGCGACAGATCATGAGTTCCATGACTTCCAACAGAGCGAAGGGAGTCTTATCGGGATTTCTTGTAACAAGTCTGGTGCAGTCTTCTTCTGCTACTACTGTCCTCATTGTAAGTTTTGTAAATGCCGGATTGCTGTCGTTGGTGGAAGCCATTGGGATGATCATGGGTGCCAACATTGGCACAACGATGACAGCCTGGTTATTGTCCTCCGTGGGCTTCAAAGTCAGTGTAACGAAATTCGCAATTCCCATCATTGCCTTTGCCTTTCCCATGATTTTCATGAGTAAGGATAAAATTAAATCCTGGGGTGAAGTGCTCATTGGATTTGCACTCTTATTGATGGGATTACAATTTCTGAAAGACTCAGTTCCAGACTTGCAGAGTAATCCGGAAATTCTGTCATTCGTTTCGAATTACACCGATCTTGGTATTTTAAGTACCTTAATATTCGTAGTTATTGGTACGATAATTACGGTAATTGTGCAGTCTTCAAGTGCGGCCATGGCCCTTACTTTGGTAATGGCCAATCAAGGCTGGATTCCCTTCGAAATTGCAGTAGCGCTGGTTTTAGGGGAAAATATTGGAACGACCATCACAGCGAATATTGCTGCATTAGTAGGAAACGTTCATGCAAAGAGAGCTGCTTTCGCTCACTTTATATTCAACATATTTGGTGTTATCTGGATCATCATACTATTAAAACCATTCCTGTATATGGTTGATGGTTTCATGGTTTATATGGGTAACACTTCGGCGTATACGGATTCGAAATCCATAAAATTTGCGCTCTCCGCATTTCATACTTCTTTCAATATTTTGAATACGTTTTTGCTGGTTTGGTTCGCCCAAAGAATTGCCAGCATCGTTACCAAAATCGTGAAACCTAAAGGAGATGACGATGAAGAATTTAAGCTTGCTTACATTGGAACTGGGTTAATGAATACCGCTGAGCTTTCTTTGGAAGAGGCGAAAAAGGAAACAGCACATTTTGGAAAAGTGGTCCAAAAGATGTCCAATTCTTTTAAGAAGCTGCTCGACGAAGACAAACCCAAAAAACAAAAGAAGCTGCTGAAGAAAGTCCGGAATTTTGAAGAGATAACCGACCGAATGGAGGAAGAAATCTGCACTTATCTAAGCCGTGTCACAGACGGAAGCCTGAGTGCAAATGCCTCTGCAAGGGTGGTAAGCCTTTTGAGTATTGTGAATGATTTGGAGCGTGTTGGTGATGTGTTCTTCCAAATGTCGAAGGACATTGAAAACAAACTGGACAAGGAATTTCATTTTACACAAGAACAGAAGGACAATTTGTTCAAAATGCTTGCCCTCGTTGATGAGGCAATTGATATCATGAATGGCAATTTGGACGGTGATTACAACCATGTAAGTATTGCCAGCGCACTAGAGGCAGAAAAAGCCATTGATGCCTTGAGGGATGAATTGCGTGATGAATTCAAGGTTCAGGTAAACAAAAAAGGTTTTAACCATAAACTCGGATCCTCTTATAAGGATGTATATCAGTCTTTGGAGAAAGTCGGAGATCACCTCATCAATGTTTCCGAGGCCATTACTGGAGAAAGTGAAAGAGAGCTCAAAAAATCCGGAGCAGCTGAAGAATAG
- a CDS encoding M20 family metallopeptidase, producing MSSLIDQIKNLSATYFEEILAIRRHLHANPELSFEEYNTANFIESKLTEFGFEGVRRVAETGVTFTLEGGSPGKTIALRADIDALPIVEQNEVSYKSTNEGVMHACGHDVHTASLLGVAKILGELKSEMRGSIRFIFQPGEEKVPGGASILIKEGILKNPVPNTILGQHVMPLLPAGKIGFRSGMYMASADEIYFTVNGKGGHGAMPESGVDPIVITSHIIVALQQIVSRKASPKIPSVLSFGDIHGHGATNVIPDYVKVKGTFRTYDEEWRARAHELMTKMATGMAESMGATCDFEIRKGYPFLVNEPVYTERTRKAAEAYMGESNVVDLDLWLAAEDFAYYSQEVDACFYRLGTANEEKGITSGVHTPTFNIEESALKDGMGLMAWLALQELLD from the coding sequence ATGAGCTCTCTGATTGATCAGATCAAAAACCTTTCAGCAACTTATTTTGAGGAAATTTTAGCAATCAGGAGGCATTTGCATGCCAATCCGGAGCTTTCTTTCGAAGAGTACAATACGGCAAATTTCATCGAATCCAAACTAACGGAATTTGGATTTGAGGGGGTCAGGCGTGTGGCCGAAACCGGAGTAACCTTCACCCTGGAAGGCGGCTCACCTGGGAAAACCATTGCGCTTAGAGCGGATATCGATGCGTTGCCCATTGTGGAGCAAAACGAGGTGTCTTATAAGTCCACCAATGAAGGGGTCATGCATGCCTGCGGGCATGATGTCCATACAGCTTCATTGCTAGGGGTAGCGAAAATCCTGGGTGAACTGAAATCTGAGATGAGAGGAAGTATCCGATTCATTTTCCAGCCAGGAGAAGAAAAGGTACCTGGAGGGGCTTCCATCCTCATCAAAGAAGGCATCTTAAAAAACCCGGTCCCCAACACCATTTTGGGCCAACACGTCATGCCATTATTGCCTGCCGGTAAGATTGGTTTCCGTTCAGGGATGTACATGGCTAGTGCCGATGAAATTTACTTTACTGTGAATGGCAAAGGTGGGCATGGTGCTATGCCTGAATCCGGAGTAGATCCCATTGTGATCACTAGCCATATCATTGTTGCACTACAACAGATTGTCAGTCGTAAGGCCAGCCCAAAAATTCCTTCTGTGCTTTCTTTTGGAGACATCCATGGCCATGGTGCCACTAATGTGATTCCGGACTATGTGAAAGTGAAAGGGACTTTCAGGACATATGACGAAGAATGGCGTGCACGAGCCCATGAACTGATGACGAAAATGGCTACGGGAATGGCCGAATCGATGGGAGCTACCTGCGATTTTGAGATCAGGAAAGGCTATCCGTTTTTGGTAAATGAACCGGTATATACCGAACGGACCCGAAAAGCGGCAGAAGCCTACATGGGTGAATCCAATGTGGTGGACCTGGACCTTTGGTTAGCCGCAGAAGACTTTGCTTATTACTCTCAGGAAGTAGACGCATGCTTCTATCGCTTAGGAACTGCCAACGAGGAAAAAGGAATCACCTCCGGAGTGCATACACCTACCTTCAATATTGAAGAATCTGCTTTGAAGGATGGCATGGGGCTCATGGCGTGGCTGGCATTACAAGAACTGCTAGACTGA